A single region of the Pseudomonas sp. VD-NE ins genome encodes:
- a CDS encoding DUF4880 domain-containing protein codes for MNRAPDFSSQVAEQAVYWLMEMQQGTLSPRQQQAWQQWLEAHSEHRRAWEHIQRVNQRLRGVSSPLAHAALNGPKSGSRRQALKLLLILGAGSAVTWGMREHTPLPSLFADYRSPIGQRRKVALGAGDQLQLNTASAADVDTSARLIRLLEGEILLTAAQSFEVRTAQGTLKTHGARLNVRQFADHTQVALFEGRVELSSNGRAPMLLPLARQLSFTSASVTEAKPLDANSGAWADGMLVAAHMRLGDFLDELARYRRGQLNCDRDVADLLISGTYPLDDSERILDLLEISLPVKVKRFTRYWVSVEARV; via the coding sequence ATGAACCGCGCGCCGGATTTCTCCTCCCAAGTGGCTGAACAGGCCGTGTATTGGTTGATGGAAATGCAGCAAGGCACGCTCTCCCCGCGCCAGCAACAGGCCTGGCAACAATGGCTGGAGGCGCACAGTGAACATCGGCGAGCGTGGGAGCATATTCAACGAGTCAATCAGCGTCTGCGCGGTGTGTCTTCGCCGCTGGCACACGCGGCGTTGAACGGGCCGAAGTCCGGCAGCCGTCGTCAGGCGCTGAAACTGCTGCTGATTCTCGGTGCCGGTTCGGCGGTGACCTGGGGCATGCGCGAACACACCCCACTGCCGTCGCTGTTCGCCGATTACCGCAGCCCGATCGGGCAACGGCGCAAAGTGGCGCTCGGCGCCGGCGATCAGTTGCAACTCAACACCGCCAGTGCCGCCGATGTGGATACCTCGGCGCGACTGATCCGCTTGCTCGAAGGCGAAATCCTCCTGACTGCCGCGCAATCGTTCGAAGTGCGCACGGCTCAAGGCACTCTGAAAACTCACGGCGCACGCCTCAATGTGCGTCAATTTGCCGATCACACGCAGGTAGCGCTGTTTGAAGGCCGGGTCGAGCTGAGCAGCAACGGACGCGCGCCGATGTTGCTGCCGCTCGCGCGTCAGTTGAGTTTTACCTCTGCTTCAGTCACCGAAGCCAAGCCTTTGGACGCCAACAGCGGCGCCTGGGCCGACGGCATGCTGGTGGCGGCGCATATGCGTCTGGGCGACTTCCTCGATGAACTGGCTCGCTACCGTCGCGGCCAGCTCAATTGCGACAGAGACGTTGCCGATCTGCTGATCTCAGGGACTTATCCGCTGGACGACAGCGAGCGGATTCTCGATCTGCTGGAAATCAGTTTGCCGGTGAAGGTGAAGCGCTTTACCCGTTACTGGGTGAGCGTCGAAGCACGGGTTTAA